Below is a genomic region from Pseudomonas berkeleyensis.
GACAGCCTGAGCTGGGCTCAGCCCTGACGGATCAGATCGGCCGCCTTCTCGCCGATCATGATGCACGGCGCGTTGGTGTTGCCGCTGATCAGCGTCGGCATGATCGAAGCGTCGGCCACGCGCAGGTTGGCCACGCCGCGCACCTTCAGCTCGGGCGTGACCACTGCCGCGTCGTCGCTGCCCATCTTGCAGGTGCCCACCGGGTGGAACACGGTGGCAGCCTTCTCGCGCAGGTGCGCCAGCAGTTCCTCGTCGCTCTGTACCTGCGGGCCGGGCAGCATCTCCGCGCCACGGATATCGGCGAACTGCGGCTGGGCGAGGATGCGCCGCGCCAGCTTGACCCCTTCCACCAGCACGCGGGCGTCCTGCTCGTCGCTGAAGAAGTTGAAGTCGATGCTCAGGCTGCGGCCTTCGCCCAGGCGCACTTCGCCGATGCTCTTCGGCCGCAGCACGCAGGTGTGGATGGCGTAGCCGTGGCCCCACTCGAACAGGCGACCGCGATGGCTGCGGTAGCCGGGCACGAAGTGCATCTGCACGTCGGGCAGATCGCCAGCCAGCGGCGTGCGGGCGAAGCCGCCGGCCTCGACGTAGTTGGTGGTCAGCCAGCCCATCTTCTGCGCCAGGTACTTGAACGGCGAGGCGATGATCTTCGGCAGCGCGCCGACGGAAAAACCCAGCGACAGCGGGCTCTTCGAGCGCACGGTGAGGGTGCCGTCGATGTGATCCTGCAGGTTCTTGCCGACGCCGGGCAGGTCGACCTTGCAGGCCACGCCGGCCGCCTCCAGCTCGGTCTTCGGACCGATGCCGGATTTCAGCAGGATATGCGGCGAACCCAGCGCGCCGGCGCAGAGGATGGTTTCACGGGTGCACTGCAGGGTGCGCCACTGGCCGTTCTGGCGCAGCTCCAGGCCAGTGACGCGCTCGCCATCGAGCAGCAGGCGCTCCACTTCGCAGCCGGTGAGCACGACGAGGTTGTCGCGTTTACGCACCGGGGCGACGAAGGCGCGGTAGCTGGAAAGGCGCCGGGCGTTCTTCTGGGTGAGGTTGTAGAGGCCGACGCCTTCCAGGCTGCCGCCGTTGAAGTCGTCGTTGCGCTTGAGGCCGATCTGCTCGGCGGCGCGGATGTAGCGCTCGGACAGCGGGTTGGGATCGCGTGGTTTGTCCACCAGCAATTCGCCCTGGGTGCCGTGGTAGTGCAGCGACTGGCCCAGGCAGTTGCCTTCGGATTTCTTGAAGTACGGCAGCACGTCATTCCAGCCCCAGCCAGGGCAGCCGGCGGCCTCCCAGCGGTCGTAGTCGCTGGCATCGCCACGGATGTAGATCATGCTGTTCATCGAGCTGGAACCGCCGAGGGCCTTGCCGCGCGGGGTATGCAGACGGCGCCCGGCGAGGTGCTTCTGCGGCGCGGAGAAGTAGTTCCAGCTGAATACCTTGCTCTTGTACAGGGTAATGGTGCCGGCCGGTATCTGTACACGCGGGCTGGCATCGCTGCCGCCGGCCTCGATCAGGCACACGCGCACGGCGGGGTCGGCGCTCAGGCGGTTGGCCAGCACGCAGCCGGCCGAACCGGCACCGACGATCAGGTAATCGTATGAGTCTTCTGTCATGGAAACCTCCGAAGGGGGCACTGAGTCCCCGCTGGCGCGAGGAAAACGGAGCTCTGCGTCCTCCCTGCAACGCTGTTCAGTAGGGCGGGTGGAACCCGCGAGGGGCGGCCAGGAGAGCAACGCGGGTTACACCCGCCCTACGCAATGGCCGCCACAGGATGCGATCCAGGTCGGCAGCCTCAATGCACCTCTTCCAGGTCGTCGTGCAGCAGGCCGAGGATGTGCCGTTTCATGCGGATGAACTCGGGCTCCATGACCACGTCGAGGTTGCGCGGGCGTTCGATGGGCACGTCGAGGATTTCCTTGATGCGCCCCGGGCGCGCGCCCATCACGTAGATGCGGTCGGCGAGCAGGATGGCTTCGTCGATGTCGTGGGTGACGAACACCACGGTCTTCTTGCTGTTGCCCCACACCTGCAGCAGCAGTTGCTGCATCTGCAGACGGGTCTGGCTGTCGAGGGCACCGAAGGGTTCGTCCATCAGCAGAATCTGCGGGTCGTTGGCCAGCGCACGGGCGATGGCCACACGCTGCATCATGCCGCCGGAAAGCTGCTTGGGGTAATGCTCGGCGAACTTCGCCAGGCCCACCTCATTCAGGTAGAACTCGACGATGGTGCGAATCTCGCTGGCCTCCAGCTTGCGTCGCTTGAGGCCGAACTCGATGTTCTGGCGCACGGTGAGCCAGGGGAACAGGGTGTAGCCCTGGAACACCATGCCGCGGTCGGCGCCAGGACCTTCGACCTTCTGCCCGCCGACGTAGATCTCGCCTTCGGTGGGTTCGTTGAGGCCGGCGGTGAGGTAGAGCAGGCTCGACTTGCCGCAGCCGGAAGGGCCGACGATCACCGCGAACTGCTGATCCGGCACTTCGAAGGAAACGCGGTCGAGCGCAGTGAAGGTTTCGCCCTTGGGCGACTGGTAGCGCAGGCTGACGTTGTCCACCTTGAGCCGCGCGGCGACCTCGGCGTACTCGCTGAGCGCCGGCATGATGTAGGGTTTCTTGGCTACTGCGCCCATGCGGCAATCCTCAGTCGAAGCAGACGGAACAGTTGATCGGTGATCAGCCCGAGCAGGCCGATGATGGCAATGGCGAGGAAGATCACATCCACCTGGAAGCCGCGCATGGCCTTCAGGCTGATGTAGCCAAGGCCGCTGCTGGCAGCGACCAGTTCAGCCACCACCAGATACGTCCAGGCCCAGCCCATGGTCACCCGCAGGGTGTCGAGGATGCCCGGCAAGGAGGCCGGACCGAGTACGTGCAGCACCACGTCGCGGCGGCTGGCGCCGAGGGTGTAGCTGGCGTTGAGCAGGTCACGCGAGACGCCCTTGGAGACGTCGGCGACCATCACCAGTTGCTGGAAGAACACGCCGAAGATGATCACCGCCACGCGCTGTTCCAGGCCGATGCCGATCCACAGGATGAACAGCGGCACGAAGCTGGTCACCGGCAGGTAGCGGATGAAGTTCACCAGCGGTTCGAGAAAGGCCTGGACGATACGAAAGCTGCCCATCAGCAGGCCCAGCGGCACCGACACCAGCGACGACACGACGAAGCCGATCAGCACCACTTCCAGGCTGGCCAGCACATGCTTGCTCAGGGTGCCGTCGCCGGCCAGACGCACGCCGGCGGCGATCACATCGCCCGGCGTCGGCAGGAACATCGACGGCACCACGCCGCCATAGGACAGCAGGGCCCACAGGCCCAGCACCAGCAGCCAGCACAGGCTGCTGGCGCCCAGCACCAGGCCGCCGGGCAAGTCGACTTTGGGGGTCAGGCAGCGCTGCACCCAGGATTTTTGCGTGGCCATGAACCACCTCGTGTTGCGAATTCTGAAAAAACCGGCAGGCCGTATGGGTTGTCGCGCCCCTTGTAGGAGCGGATTCATCCGCGAAATTCGCGGCTAAAGCCGCTCCTACAGATCAGAGGTGGCTCAAGGCGTGACGAAAGAGGTATCCACCAGATCCTCGTAGCTCACCGCGTAGGGCTTGCCCTGCAGGGTGCTCCAGGTCTCGTTGGCCAGCTTGATGATCTCGGCGATGTCGCCGGCCTTGCCGGGGGTGCCGAGCAGCTTCTCGCTCATGGCCTGGTCATAGAACTTCACGCCCTTGGCGGCCTCGGCCAGATCCTTGGGATTGGACAGGTAGCCACCGACGCCCTTGGCCATGATTTCGTAGGCCTTCTCCGGGTTCTGCTTGGTGTACTCGACCGCCTTGTACAGGCCGGCGACCAGCGCCTTGACGTCTTCTGGCTGCTTCTCGATGACGCCACAATCCAGCGCCACCACGTCGACGATCACGCCGGGTGTGGCGCTGCTGTCGACCAGCACCTTGCCGCTGCCCTTCTGCTTGACCATGGTCAGATTCGGCTCCCAGGTCACCGCCGCCGGCACGTGGCCGGCGATGAAGGCCGAGGCGGCGTCGTCGGCAGTCATGTTCTGCACTTCGATGTCGGCCATGCTCATGCCGGCCTTCTTCAGCAGGTAGCTGAGCCAGAACTGCGACACCGAACCTTCGTTGACCGCCACGGACTTACCCTTGAGGCCCTGCATGTCGGCGATGTCGTTCTGCACCACGATGCCGTCGCCACCGTGGGATTCATCCAGCGCCGCCACGGCCTTGAAGCAGAAGTCCTTGGAGCGGTACTTGAGAATTTCGTCGATGGTCGAGGCCGAGCCGGAGAGCTTGCCCGAGGCCTGCGCGGCCATGTACATCGAGGCTTCCTCGATGGTGGTCAGTTGCAGGTCGAGGCCGGCTTCCTTGAAGTAGCCGAGGTCACGGGCCAGGTACAGGGTGCCGTAGCCGACCCAGGTGGTGTGGCCGATGGACAAGGTGCCGGCCTGGGCGGTGGCGGCCATGCCGGCAGCCAGGGCGGTGCAGGCGAAGGAACGGACGATACGGTGGTGCAAGGACGATTTCATGAAGCACTCCCACAGCCTGTTGGCTCGTTATTGGTTTGCGTGGGGCAGGGATTGGCCAGTGGCCGAATTACACTTTTACGGGCTGACCTCGTTGGATCGGCGCCTGGTTCTTCGCCGCCCTCTGCGGGGCGGTTTCGGGGGCTTTTCGTAGGAGCGGCTTTAGCCGCGATTAAGGTATTTCGCGGCTAAAGCCGCTCCTACGGGTGATCGATGCCCTGTTACAGCAGATTCAGCTCACGCCCGGTGCGATCCACCGCGCGCTTGGTCTTCTCCACCAGTTCGTCCAGCTCGGCATGCGTAGCCACCAGCGCCGGCGCCATGATCATCCGGCCGAGGGTGGAGCGAATGATCAGGCCCTCGTCGAAGCCGACGGTGCGGCAGTGCCAGGCGATATCGTTCTCGTGGGCGAAGCGCTTGCGCGTGGCCTTGTCCTCGGCGAACTGCAAGGCGGCGACCAGGCCGGTGCCCTGGATATCGCCGATCAGCGGGTGACTTTCGAAGGTCTCGCGCAGCAATTTCTGCAGGTACGGCCCGGTATCAGCCTTGACCGTTTCGACGATCTTCTCGTCGCGCAGCGCGGTGAGGTTGGCGATGGCCACGGCGGCGGCCACCGGGTGGCCGGCGTAGGTCAGGCCGTGGGCGAACACGCCGCCCTCCTGCACCAGGGCGTCGGCGATGCGACCGCTGAGCACCAGGCCGCCCATGGGGATATAGCCGCTGGTCAGGCCCTTGGCGATGGTCAGGGTGTCGGGCTGGAAGCCGAAGTGCTGGTGGGCGAACCACTCGCCGGTACGGCCGAAGCCGCCGATCACTTCATCGGCGCACAGCAGCACGTCGTACTGGCGGCAGATGCGTTGCACTTCGGCCCAGTAGCTGGCCGGTGGGAAGATCATGCCGCCGGCGCCCTGGAAGGGTTCGGCAACGAAGGCGGCGACGTTCTCGGCGCCCAGTTCGAGGATCTTCGCTTCCAGCTCGCGGGCGGCCTTGAGGCCGAAGGCTTCTTCGGAAAGGTCGCCGCCCTCGGCGAACCAATAGGGCTCACCAATGTGGGCGAAGCCCGGCAGCATGCCACCCATCTCATGCATGAACCCCATGCCGCCGAGCGCGGTGCTGCCCAGGGTGGAGCCGTGGTAGCCGTTCCAGCGGCCGATCATCACGGTCTTGCTCGGCTTGCCCACCACCTGCCAGTAACGGCGCACGGTGCGGATCAGCACCTCGTTGGCCTCGGAGCCGGAGTTGGTGTAGATGGCGTGGCTGTAGTGCTTGGGCAACAGGCTGAAGAGCAGCTCGGACAGCTCCACCACGCGCGGGTGTGTGGTGTGGAAGAACAGGTTGTAGTACGGCAGCTCCTCCAACTGGCGGCTGGCGGCGGCGTTGAGGTCGGCGCGGCCATAGCCCAGCGCGGTGCACCACAGGCCGGACATGCCATCCAGATAACGCTTGCCGTCCGTGTCCCAGAGGTTCAGGCCCTGGCCCTTGGCGATCACCAGCGCGCCCTTCTCGTTGAGCGCCTTCTGGTCGAGGAAGGCATGGATATGGTGCGCCGCATCCAGTGCCTGGTATTCCTGGGTGGTGTGTTTCCGGGCAGTCATCGCAAGGTCTCCGCCAGTGGCGTGTAGGGTGCGCCGTGCGCACCGTTAATAATTTGATCAACTCCGCCTGGTGCGCACAGCGCCCCCAACGAACCGGGGCATCATCCGCTGCGCGCGGCGCCCCTACGGACGCAGCTGGAACCAGGTGGTCTTCAGTTGCGTGTACTTGTCGAACGAATGCAGCGACAGGTCGCGGCCAAAGCCGGATTGCTTGCCGCCACCGAACGGCGTGCTGACGTCCAGCGCATCGACGGTGTTGACCGACACGGTGCCGGCCTTGAGGCGACGGGCAACACGGTGGGCGCGATTGAGGTCGTCGCTCCACAGCGAGGCGGCCAAGCCGTAGACGCTGTCGTTGGCCAGGGCCACGGCCTCGGCCTCGCTGTCGAACGGCAGCACCGCCAGCACCGGACCGAAGACTTCCTCGCGGGCCAGGCGACTGTTCGGCGCCACACCGGTGAAGATGGTCGGTGCAATAAAGTTGCCCGAGCCGCCCACGGTCAGTTGCTGACCACCGCAGACCAGGCGTGCGCCGTCGGCCTGGGCATCCTTGATGAAATCCATGATGCGTGCGGTCTGCCGCGCTTCGACGATGGCGCCGGCACGACTGGCCGGGTCGAGTGGATCGCCAGGCAGCCAGTCGCGCGCCTTGGCCTGCAAGCGCTCGACGAATTCATCGTGGATCGAACGCTGCACCAGCAGGCGCGAGTTGGCCGAGCACACCTCGCCCTGGTTGAAGAAGATGCCGAAGGCGGCCTTCTCGGCGGCCAGGTCGAGATCCTGGCAATCGGCGAACACCAGGTTGGCGCTCTTGCCGCCGCACTCCAGCCACACCTGCTTGAGGTTGGACTGCGCCGAATAACCCATGAAGTATTTGCCCACCTCGGTGGAGCCGGTGAAGGCCAGGCAGTCGACGTCCATATGCAGGCCAAGGGCCTTGCCGGCGCTCTCGCCGAGGCCCGGCACCACGTTCAGCACGCCCTCTGGCAGCCCGGCCTCCAGCGCCAGCTCGGCCAGGCGCAGGGCGGAGAACGGTGACTGCTCGGCGGGCTTGAGCACCACCGAGTTGCCGGCGGCCAGGGCCGGCGCCAGCTTCCAGGCGGCCATGTCCAGCGGGAAATTCCACGGCACCACGGCAGCGACCACGCCCAGCGCTTCGCGGGTGATGGTGGCGAGCACGTTGCGTGCACTGGGCGCAACTTCGTCGTAGAGCTTGTCGAGGCTCTCGGCGTACCAGCGGAATACGCCAGCAGCGCCGGGCACGTCGATGTTCCAGGCATCCATCACCGGCTTGCCCATGTTCAGCGAATCGAGCAGTGCCAGCTCATCACGATTGGCCAGGATCAGCTCGGCCAGGCGCAGCAGCACCTGCTTGCGCTCGGTGGGGGTACGTTGCGACCAGACGCCGGCTTCGAAGGCCTGGCGGGCGCTGCTCACGGCCAGTTCGACCTCGGCCTCGCCACAGGCAGCAACCTGTGCCAGCACCTGGCCGGTGGCCGGGTTGATGGTCGCGAAGGTGGCGCCGGACTGCGCCGCCACACGGCGACCACCGATGATGGCCTGTTCGATGAAGGCTTGCTGCCGGGCGCGTTGCTGCCAGTCGCTGAGTTCGTACACCACTGTCCCCTTCTGCCGTTTGGCGATTGCGGAACCGATGGTGGCGCAAGCCCGAAAATAGGAAAAATATTAAAAATGTCGCCGGGACATACGAAAAAGATGGTCACACCCGCACCAAGACAGTGCAGCCCGCCAACTCCTTGTGCAAATACCCGACGACGCGCCGCCAAGCCGCGCCACGCCTGACGCGAAGCACACCCAACAGCCCCACACCACGCACCATTTCAGCCCGCACTGCGAGCTGTAGGGTGGGCTTCAGCCCACCACAACACGCACACACTCGCGAACCGCACCGAGTACGACTCTTGCAAGGCATTCCCCGCCCAGGGCCAGAAAAAATATGGCCACTGGCAAACAAGATGCTCGCCTACCGGCCCCTGATCTGCGGGTATGGTGAGTGCCAGAAGAAGATCGTCCGAGGTTCCTTGCGTGGCTGCCTACACCCTGCGTCAACTCAAGTATTTCGTCACCACCGTCGAGTGCGGCAGCGTCGCCGAGGCGTCACGCAAGCTGTACATCGCCCAGCCGTCCATCTCCACGGCAATCAAGGGTCTGGAAGAGAGCTTCGGCGTGCAGCTGTTCATCCGCCACCACGCCCAGGGCGTCTCGCTCACCCCCAGTGGTGCGCGCTTCTACCGCAAGGCGCAGGAGCTGCTGCGCATGGCGCACGAGTTCGAACAGAACGCCCTGGCCGACAACGACGTGGTGGCTGGGCAAATCGACATCGGCTGCTTCGAGACGGTCGCCCCGCTCTACCTGCCACGCCTGATCGCCGGCTTTCGCCAGCGCTACCCGGGCGTGGAAATCCGTCTGCACGACGGCGAGCAGCACGAGCTGGTGCAGGGCCTGACCGCCGGCCGCTTCGACCTGGCGATCTTCTACGAACATGACCTGGACGGCACCATCGAGACCGAGCCACTGATGCCGCCGCAACGGCCCTATGCGCTGCTGCCCGAAGGCCACCGCTTCGCCGCGCAGGCACAGGTGTCGCTGCGCGACCTGGTGCTCGACCCGATGATCCTGCTCGACGTGCTGCCGAGCCGGAACTACTTCGTGAGCATCTTCGAGGAACTGGGCCTGTCGCCGAACATCGTGTTCAGCTCGCCCTCCATCGAGATGGTGCGCGGTATGGTCGGCCAGGGCTTCGGCTTCTCGGTGCTGGTCACCCGCCCGCACTGCAACACCACCTACGACGGCAAGCAGGTGGTGTGCGTGAACATCACCGAGGACGTCACCGGCTCCGGCCTGGTCGCCGCCTGGCTCAAGCGCGCGCAACTGACCAAGCCGGCGCAGTTGTTCGTCGATTACTGCAAGGCGGAACTGGGCGAGAAGCGGCTGGCGGAATCCGCCTGAACCAGTGCGTCAGACCTGGAACTGCATGACGGCGTTGCGCATGCCCTGCGCCACCCGCTCCAGTTCCTCCGCCGAATGCGCCAGTTCGTTCACCGCCTGGGCGTTGTGCTGAGCCATCTGCGCGATCTGCTCGACACGCTGCGCCACCTCACTGCTGGCGTTGCTCTGCTCGCCGATGGTGTGGGAAATCTCCTCCACCACCTGGGCGGCGCGTTGCGCGCCATCGCGTATTTCATTGATCGAATCGCCGGCCTGGTGCGCCAGGGCCACACCATCGTTCACCCGCGTCACGCCGGCCTGCATGCTGTCCACCGCCAGGTGGGTGTTGCTGCGGATGCGCCCGATCATGTCGGTGATTTCCTGGGTCGAGTGCGCGGTGCGGGCCGCCAGGTTGCGCACCTCGTCGGCGACCACGGCGAAACCACGCCCGGCCTCCCCCGCGCGTGCAGCCTCGATCGCGGCATTGAGGGCGAGCAGATTGGTCTGTTCGGCGATGCTCTTGATGACCTGGATGATCGAATGGATTTCCTCGGATGAACGCCCCAACTCGGTGATCGTCTCGGACGACGAGGTGACCGCTTCGGCGATACGGTTCATGCCGTCGACCACGCCAAGTATGACCTGGCCGCCGCTGTCGGCCAGTTGCCCGGAATGGGCGGAAATGCCTTTGGCGTCATGAGCGTGCGTGGACACCTGGGCGATGTTCTGGATCATCTGCTCCATGGCCGCGGCCATGCTCGTGGCGCTGTCCGCCTGCTGGGTGGAGTCCTGCAGAATGCGCTGGGCCGTGCCGGTCAGCGTGCGCGCGGTGTGCTGCAACTGCTCGCTGTGCTGGTTGATGCTGCTGATCATGCGGCCGAGATTGCCCTGCATCTCGGCCAGCGCCTGCAGCAAGTGGCCGGCCTCGTCCTGTCGATCCACGTCGATGCGACCGCGCAGGTTGCCGCTGGCGATGGCGCGGGCGGCGTCGACGGAACGTTGCAGCGGCCCCAGCACGCTGCGCATCAGGCTCCAGGTGATCAGGCCGAGCAGCAGGCTGACCAGCACGATGCCGGTGATCAGGTAGATCGAGGCCTGGCTTACGGCAGTCTGACCACTCTGGTGAGCAGCACTCACCTGCTCTTCAATCAGGCTGCTGAGCGCCTCGTTCTTGGCTTCCAGCTCGCTGAAACGCTGCATGAACGCAGGCATTCCCGCCTTGGCGGCCTGCGCGTCACGCAGGGCCGCTTCGGTGATCTGCTCGGCTTCGGCGATGTAGGCAGTGAGCGCCGGTTGCGACTGGGCAATGGCCTGCTGGATGTCGGCAGGTAGCGGCAACTGGGCGTTGGCCGTCAGAGCACGCTTGAACCAGTCGGCATGCTCGCGCAGATCCTTGCGTACCTGCTCGGCTGCCGCTGCGTCGCCCGCCTCGACGCTGAAGGCGGCCAGTACGTCGGCGCGCAACGCGTCGTGCATCATGTCGCCTTCCAGGTGGTTGCGCAGCGCCGTGACGCTCAGCTCGTTCTGCGCCAACGCGCCATTGAGCTGGGTCTGGCCCCAGAAACCCACCGCACCCAGGCCCGCAGCGACGGCCACACTCAGTACGCCGCTGGCGATCATCTTCTGACGAATGTTCATGCGCTGCTATCTGGCTGTGAGGGAGGGAGTTGTAAGTCTAGTTCAGCTGCCAATCCTGCAAGGGCGGCAAAGGCCCGTCCGAGACAGTCCTGCTCGCTACTCGAATACGGGCCGGAAGAAGCTGCGCTCGTAGCTGAGGATGCAGCGCGTCTCTTCGGCATATTTGAACGCCGCCTGGCACTCGGCATCGGCGAACGAGTCCTGACGGTAGCGCTCGTAGTCGGCCAGGCTGGGGAAGCTGAACAGTGCCAGGGCCACGTCGTTGGCGCCCTCGGATGGCAGGAAGTAACCGTGATGCGTGCCGCCGAAGCGCGCTACCAGCGGAATCCACAGCTTGGCGTAGTGCTCGAATTCCTTGAGTTTGTAGGGATCGACGATATAGCGCAGGTAGCAGGTGACCATGGGTGTCCTTTCTTGCGAGTGGTTTCGATGAAGCAGGGATATAAACACGGCGAAAAATCCACACGCCATTCTTTTCCAGCATCACGCCAGCAACCGGTGGTGCGCACAGCGCACCCTACCCGGTGACCAGCTTCACGTAGCCCGGATGAAATCCGGGGGCAGGCGATACCGAGTCCCCGACTTGCATCGGGTCTACGAATCTTCGATCACGCGGTGCGCATGGCGCACCCTACCTGACCACCAGTTCGCGCAAGCGCTCGCCATCGATGGCGCGGCACAGGCCTTCGGGCTTCTGCATCGGCGAGTCCTCGGCCGCCAGCATGGCATTGAGCACTGCCTCGTCGGTGGCCTGCACGGCGGCCAGGTAGAGCGCGTCGAAACACTCGTCGTTGAGGTAGTCGAGGTTCAGCCGCGTTGGCGACACCTGCGGCAAGGGCCGTGGGTTGGCCACGCTGAAGGCCAGGAAGATGTCGCCGGAGTTGTTGCCACCCGGCGTACCGGCCAGGGCGATGCCGAGGCCGGCGCGCTGCGCCAGGCGCTTGAGCTGGTGCGGCAGCAGCGGCGCATCGGTGGCGAGGATGACGATGATCGAGCCACGCTCACGCTCCAGGCCAGCCGGCAGTTCATCTTCCAGGCGCTCGCCGACCGGCACGCCACAGACCTTGAGCCAGGCACGCTGGCCATGGTTGGCCTGCACCAGGGCGCCAAGGGTGTAGCTCTGCCCATCGACCTCGACAATCCGCGACGCCGTACCGGTGCCGCCCTTGAAGCCGTAGCAGATCATGCCGTTGCCGCCGCCGACGTTGCCCTCGGCAATGGCCCCACCCTTTGCGGCATCCAGTGCAGCCAGTGCATCGGCTTCGCTGACATGCTGGCCGTTGATGTCGTTGATCACTCCGTCATAAGTCTCGGCCACCACCGGCATGGCCCACAGGTGCTCGCGCTGCCAGGCGTCGGCGTACTG
It encodes:
- a CDS encoding DmpA family aminopeptidase, whose translation is MAKPRARELGLPLPGTPGPYNAITDVPGVLVGYRTLDGVADNGRRIQTGVTAILPRGRDSEPQPVWAGFHALNGNGEMTGTHWIEHGGYFVGPLCITNSHSVGIVHHAAARWTIQQYADAWQREHLWAMPVVAETYDGVINDINGQHVSEADALAALDAAKGGAIAEGNVGGGNGMICYGFKGGTGTASRIVEVDGQSYTLGALVQANHGQRAWLKVCGVPVGERLEDELPAGLERERGSIIVILATDAPLLPHQLKRLAQRAGLGIALAGTPGGNNSGDIFLAFSVANPRPLPQVSPTRLNLDYLNDECFDALYLAAVQATDEAVLNAMLAAEDSPMQKPEGLCRAIDGERLRELVVR